A region from the Triticum urartu cultivar G1812 chromosome 1, Tu2.1, whole genome shotgun sequence genome encodes:
- the LOC125543935 gene encoding putative disease resistance protein RGA3, which translates to MAMVLDAFASYIGDYLKQVVQDELGTMLGVSGEINKLGDKLLDLKNFLADADKRNITDETVKVWVGQLKRTMYEAADILDLCQLKAMEKRGPSSVEAGCCNPLLFCLRNLFHAREIGTRIKALNQRLDNIKQRSAAFNFINLGSYEDCHSSNAHASCQGNPSRETVGDFDRSAVVGDKIEEDTKALVALIMRKGKEVNDDIMVFAIVGVGGVGKTTLAQKVFNDEAIQGGFIKKIWLSVNQNFSEVELLKRTIIGADGNAQLAGNAKDALHRALMQALKDHKTFLVMDDVWDKGAWEGVLKIPFANAAASGSRVLITTREGRVAQGVTAIQPYHHVDTLAPDDAWSLLKKQVRSSEIDEDHINTLMDIGLKIIQKCGCLPLAVKVMGGLLRERGGLRRDWQQVLDDSKWSTTKMPDELDHTVYISYEYMPSYLKQCFLYYSLLPKSRNFTIDEVVAMWISEGFIHGNSNDLEELGKKYYKDLVSRNLIEPDKSYANLWVCSMHDVVRSFAQYMTKDEALMAKDGDNDILAELSSQNFLRLSIETDQSQSGELDWKSLQAQQSVRTLISTIQIKMMPGDSLVNFSSLRTLHIESADMAVLLESLHLLKHLRYLTLVNAGISVLPENIGKMKLLQFLDLGGCTKLVNLPDSIVKLGQLRLLSLPQASMVPRGFSGLTNMRILDKFRAHMDGDWCSLDELGPLSQLRFLELVQLENVSAASFAANARLGEKMHLISLIMYCTSKLGDDGLVKEKEGVSEEEQQRIEKVLDKLCPPPGVEDLHISGYFGRQLLSWMMSTSMVPLNNLKTILFYDLACCTQLPNGLCQLPSLQVLQVCRAPCIKHVGTGFLQAAAASFPRLNVLKLFDMVVWEEWEWEEQVQAMPRLEELVLCDCKLRHFPLGLASNASSLKILGLQHVKQLSYIESFPSVVDLTVIDCPDLERITSLPNLQKLAIAKWPKLKVLERIASLESLGLEDYTMEELPEYMRDIKARHLQLFCRLLLLSAIAAGQSGTEWDKFSQVEHVKAYARDGDNQRKWYVLYTRGDNCKLDSNISSSTVFEETLSSSIVDAQGFDSLYKMRRSTFSYVCGLVRISFLEDMMTREPTFVDGRVLSLQDRVAVALRILNSGESPVIAGSSLGVNESTVSLVTQVFVEAMWDRAMHHCSWPGSTKMEKIKHKFYKMHGLPNCCGVVHTAHITFGSQNPNHEENDAVLVQAVVDPDMRITELWLDGDLLGSIEKYAWLNGGKVKLSDGSEVGEYIIGDAGYPLRPWLLTPYQLENGLPLSESKVEFNRRHSAATAVAPRTLARLKDTWKCLQGKGWHPDNELEMHWTVGACCMLHNIVIDLEEDEGASLPSGQEDIYVEKVWNVAEEDAVRVRDALSQNLIGSEVHTMAAEEEQAEVAAVASAGSGDGNKEEARAS; encoded by the exons ATGGCGATGGTGTTGGATGCTTTTGCATCCTACATCGGGGACTACCTCAAGCAGGTGGTACAGGATGAGCTCGGAACGATGTTGGGCGTCTCCGGAGAGATCAACAAGTTGGGCGACAAGCTCCTGGACCTCAAGAACTTCCTCGCCGACGCAGATAAGAGGAACATCACCGACGAGACTGTCAAAGTCTGGGTGGGTCAGCTCAAGCGCACCATGTACGAAGCTgctgacatcctcgacctctgccAGCTCAAGGCCATGGAGAAGCGTGGGCCATCCTCTGTAGAAGCAGGGTGTTGCAATCCCTTGCTCTTCTGCTTGCGGAACCTCTTCCACGCTCGTGAGATCGGCACCCGCATCAAGGCGCTCAACCAGAGGCTTGATAACATCAAGCAGCGCAGCGCTGCTTTCAACTTCATCAATCTTGGGTCCTATGAGGATTGTCATAGCAGCAATGCCCATGCCTCTTGTCAGGGTAATCCTAGCCGGGAGACGGTAGGGGACTTTGACCGGTCAGCTGTGGTTGGAGACAAGATTGAAGAAGATACAAAAGCACTAGTGGCTCTGATTATGCGAAAGGGAAAGGAGGTCAATGATGACATCATGGTGTTCGCCATCGTAGGTGTCGGCGGGGTTGGCAAGACCACTCTCGCCCAGAAGGTCTTCAATGACGAGGCAATCCAGGGCGGGTTCATCAAAAAGATATGGTTGAGCGTCAACCAAAACTTCAGTGAGGTTGAGTTGCTTAAAAGAACCATCATCGGTGCCGATGGAAACGCCCAACTAGCTGGAAATGCAAAGGACGCGCTTCACCGAGCCCTAATGCAGGCCTTGAAGGACCACAAGACCTTCCTGGTAATGGATGATGTGTGGGACAAAGGAGCTTGGGAGGGTGTGCTAAAAATACCCTTTGCCAATGCTGCTGCTTCAGGCAGCCGTGTCCTCATCACAACTAGAGAAGGACGCGTTGCCCAAGGGGTGACAGCTATACAGCCCTACCACCACGTCGACACATTAGCACCCGATGACGCTTGGTCATTGCTCAAGAAGCAG GTACGCTCAAGTGAGATAGATGAAGACCACATCAATACGCTAATGGATATCGGACTGAAAATTATACAGAAATGTGGTTGTTTACCACTTGCTGTTAAAGTAATGGGAGGACTCTTGCGTGAAAGAGGGGGGCTCCGGCGTGACTGGCAGCAGGTTTTGGATGATTCTAAATGGTCAACAACTAAAATGCCCGATGAGCTCGACCACACAGTATACATAAGCTATGAATATATGCCTTCTTACCTGAAGCAATGCTTTCTGTACTACTCTCTTCTCCCTAAAAGTAGAAATTTTACTATAGATGAAGTTGTTGCAATGTGGATTAGTGAAGGATTTATTCACGGAAATTCTAATGATTTAGAAGAATTGGGAAAAAAATACTACAAGGATTTGGTATCTAGGAACCTCATAGAGCCTGATAAATCGTATGCTAATCTATGGGTTTGCAGCATGCATGATGTTGTGCGCTCATTTGCTCAGTATATGACTAAAGATGAAGCACTCATGGCTAAAGATGGAGATAATGATATTCTTGCTGAACTTAGTTCACAAAACTTTCTGCGGTTGTCCATAGAAACTGACCAATCACAATCAGGTGAACTTGATTGGAAATCTCTACAGGCACAACAATCAGTGAGAACATTGATCTCAACTATCCAGATTAAGATGATGCCTGGTGATTCATTGGTTAATTTTTCTAGTTTGCGGACTCTGCATATAGAATCTGCAGATATGGCTGTGCTGCTTGAATCGTTGCATCTGCTCAAGCACCTGAGATATCTAACACTAGTAAATGCTGGTATATCTGTACTTCCAGAAAACATTGGCAAGATGAAACTATTACAATTCCTTGACCTTGGTGGATGTACAAAATTGGTGAATCTTCCTGACAGCATTGTGAAGCTTGGCCAACTGAGGTTACTTTCACTTCCCCAAGCAAGTATGGTACCTAGAGGGTTTAGTGGTCTGACAAATATGAGGATACTAGATAAGTTTCGAGCCCACATGGATGGTGATTGGTGCAGTTTGGACGAGTTGGGGCCTCTTTCCCAACTCAGGTTTCTTGAATTAGTTCAATTGGAGAATGTATCTGCTGCCTCGTTTGCTGCTAATGCTAGGCTCGGCGAGAAGATGCATCTTATCAGTCTAATCATGTACTGCACCAGTAAACTGGGAGATGATGGGTTGGTCAAAGAGAAGGAAGGTGTCTCTGAGGAAGAGCAGCAACGAATTGAGAAGGTTCTTGATAAGCTCTGCCCTCCACCTGGTGTAGAAGATCTTCATATCAGTGGGTATTTTGGCCGGCAACTCCTGAGCTGGATGATGTCCACATCAATGGTGCCCCTCAACAACTTGAAGACTATATTGTTTTATGATCTGGCTTGTTGCACACAACTTCCTAATGGGTTGTGCCAGCTCCCCAGTCTACAGGTTCTACAGGTCTGTCGTGCTCCATGCATCAAACATGTTGGGACTGGATTTTTGCAGGCGGCAGCAGCTTCATTTCCAAGGTTAAATGTATTGAAGTTGTTCGACATGGTGGTATGGGAGGAGTGGGAGTGGGAGGAGCAAGTACAAGCGATGCCCCGTTTGGAGGAGCTTGTGCTCTGTGATTGCAAACTGAGGCATTTTCCTCTAGGCCTTGCCTCCAATGCAAGCTCTTTGAAAATATTAGGTCTACAACATGTCAAGCAGCTCAGCTACATTGAGAGCTTTCCTTCTGTTGTTGATCTTACAGTGATTGATTGCCCCGACCTGGAGAGGATCACCAGTCTCCCCAATCTGCAGAAGCTTGCCATCGCCAAGTGGCCAAAGTTGAAGGTGTTGGAGCGTATCGCTTCTCTCGAGAGTCTGGGCTTGGAGGATTACACCATGGAAGAACTCCCAGAATACATGCGAGACATAAAGGCAAGGCATCTGCAGTTATTCTGCAGGCTATTGTTGCTCTCTGCGATAGCAGCGGGACAATCTGGCACCGAGTGGGACAAGTTCAGCCAAGTGGAGCATGTCAAGGCATATGCACGTGATGGAGACAACCAAAGAAAATGGTACGTTTTGTACACGAGAGGAGACAACTGCAAGTTGGATTCAAATATCAGCAGCTCTACCGTATTTGAAG AAACCTTATCATCTTCTATTGTGGATGCACAAGGATTTGACTCTCTGTACAAAATGAGAAGAAGTACCTTCAGTTACGTCTGCGGCTTGGTGAGGATCTCATTTTTGGAAGATATGATGACAAGGGAGCCCACCTTTGtcgatgggagagtgttgtctttGCAAGACAGAGTAGCTGTCGCTCTGAGGATATTGAACTCTGGTGAGTCGCCGGTTATCGCTGGATCCTCTCTTGGTGTGAATGAGTCAACTGTCTCGCTGGTAACTCAGGTGTTTGTTGAGGCTATGTGGGACAGAGCAATGCACCACTGCAGCTGGCCTGGCTCCACTAAAATGGAGAAGATCAAGCACAAGTTCTACAAGATGCACGGCCTGCCAAACTGTTGTGGTGTTGTTCATACAGCTCACATCACGTTTGGATCACAAAACCCTAACCATGAGGAGAATGACGCTGTGCTAGTGCAAGCCGTTGTTGATCCAGATATGAGGATCACGGAGCTTTGGTTGGATGGTGATCTCTTGGGTTCCATTGAGAAATATGCTTGGTTGAATGGCGGTAAGGTGAAGTTATCAGATGGCTCGGAGGTTGGGGAATACATCATTGGTGATGCAGGATACCCTCTTCGTCCATGGCTCCTCACACCTTACCAGTTAGAAAATGGTCTCCCACTCTCAGAATCCAAAGTCGAGTTTAACAGGAGACACTCTGCAGCTACAGCCGTCGCGCCGAGGACGTTGGCAAGGTTAAAAGACACGTGGAAGTGCCTGCAGGGAAAAGGGTGGCATCCAGATAATGAACTTGAGATGCACTGGACAGTCGGTGCGTGCTGCATGTTGCATAACATAGTGATAGACTTGGAAGAGGACGAGGGTGCAAGCCTGCCGAGCGGTCAGGAGGACATTTACGTCGAGAAAGTGTGGAATGTAGCAGAGGAGGATGCTGTCAGGGTGAGGGATGCACTGTCCCAGAACTTGATCGGATCTGAAG TTCACACAATGGCTGCAGAGGAGGAACAAGCAGAAGTAGCAGCAGTTGCATCTGCAGGTTCAGGAGATGGAAACAAGGAAGAAGCACGCGCTAGCTAG